CGATCGACGTGCCGAGCGCGCGCTCGGCCGCCTTCTTGCGGATGTTGCCGTGATGCTGCAGCCCGCCGACGACGATCAGCACGGTGATCGTCGACCATTCGCCGTGCGGCACGCGCAGGCCGGTGGACAGCGCGATCGACACGAGGATCGCGAGCGCGACGCGCGCCGCATGGATCAGCTTCGCGTGCCGGTAGCGGCGGTACGGGTCGAGCAGCGGGCGCAGTGCGTTGCGCAGGAACGGCGGCAGCCGGATAGGGAGCGGGGCGGTCATGGCGGAGCTGGAGTGGCCGGAACGCGCACGGCGGCCCGCGCGGGCCGGCGCCGCGCCGCATGCGCAGCAGACATAACGCTAGCCGAACGCGCGCGGGCTGTCCACGGCGCGGCTGTCCGGCCGGGAATGCTGCCGCTTCAGGTCACGTCACGTCACACTGCGCCGCGCCAAGCGCCAAGCGCCAAGCGCCAAGCGCCAAGCACCAAGCACCAAGCACCAAGCACCAAGCACCAAGCACCAAGCGTCACACGTCGGCCGCGCTCGGCTGTGCGTCCAGCACGCGGTTGCGGCCGCCGGCCTTCGCGCGGTAAAGCGCCTCGTCGGCGCGCCGCAGCAGGGTCGCGGCGTTCATGCGGCCATCGGCGGTGGTTGCCGTGCCGATGCTCGCCGTGACGCGCCCGTACGGGCTTTTCACGTGCTCGATGCCGAGCCCCGCGATCGCGCGCCGGATCCCTTCGGCGACGGTCGCCGCGCCTTGCGCATCGGTGTCGGGCAGCGTGACGACGAATTCCTCGCCGCCGTAGCGCGCGACGTGATCGCCGTCGCGGCGCAGGCAGCGCGATGCGGATTGCGCGACGCGGCGCAGCACATCGTCGCCGGCCGGGTGGCCGTAGTAGTCGTTGAACGCCTTGAAGTGATCGACGTCGACGAACAACACGGACAGCGGGCGGCCGCTGCGCGCCGCGCGCTGCGCTTCCTTCGCGAGCACCGAGTCGAACGTGCCGCGGTTGTCGAGGCCGGTCAGCGAATCGGTGCGCGCGAGCCGGTACAGCTTCGATTCGGCGATCTGCCGGCGCTTCAGCTCGCGCGACAGCGCGAGCGAGCCCCACGCGATGAAGCCGGTAAACAGGCACATCAGCACGACGGTCCAGACCGCGCGGTGATGCCACGACGCGTAGACGTCGACCTCGGCCGGCGCGACGTCGACGATCAGCGGCAGGCCGGCAAGCTGCTTGTAGACATAGATGCGCCGCACGCCGTCGATGCTGCCGGTGCCTGCCAGCACGCCTTCGCGGCTGCGCAGCGCCGCGACGAACAGCGGCGAATCGCGCAGGTCGAGGCCGACGACGCGCGCGTCGTAGGGCAGGCGGCTGACGAGCATGCCGTTGATTTCGGCGATGGCTGCGCTGCCGTGCTTGCCGACCGCGAGGCCGTCGAGCAGCGCGCGGAAGTAGTCGATGCTGAGCGTGCCGACGACGATGCCGCCGAACGAGCCGTCCGGCCGCGTGATCCGGCGGCTGAGCGCGATCGTCAGCGCGCCGCCGCGCAGCCGGGACGCATACGGCCGGCTGATGTACAGCCCCTGGACGAGCCGGTCGCGCTGCGCGGCGAAATAGTCGCGGTCGGCGAAATTGCCGTTGCGCGACGGCGAGGCGCCGGAGTCGATCACGATGTTGCCGTGCTCGTCCATCACGAATATGGAGCCGAGATACGCGCCGGTGGCCGCTCGGTCGAACAGCAGCCGGTGGCGCTGGCGCGGCGGCAGGGTCATCAGTTCGGGATCGGCGATGCCGTCTACGACGTTCTGCAGTGACAAATCGTAGAGTTCGATATTGCGTGCGATATCGCGCTCGATCAGCAGCATCAGGTTGCGTGCATTTTCGACCGCATGGTCATGTGCGTCGCGCCGCGCCTCGATTAAAAGCGACGTGGAAAGTCCCCAACTGAACATCAGCAGGACGATGCCCGCAACGAGTACGCCGCGGGGCGACAGAATGCGGGCCACGATCGACGCGGTATGGCGGCGCAGCGTGGCGGGCAGCGGGAATGACTTCATCCTCGGGGCTGGCGGGCGGCGGATATTCGTGTGTCGACGGTTCCGCGCGCTGATTATTTCGAATTAAGCCGCATTATCTCGCGAATTCCCGGGCCTCGCGTGCGCATGCAAAACATGCATGCGAGAACGGCGATTCGAAAATATTACGCATCATTACCGGATTGCGCGCGGGCCATTTGATTTGAATCAATTACCGGTATCAGAAGTATTGTCTGAATAATGACGCGACGATCGGTCGATTTTTCATGTCGGAACGGTAATTGGCCGATTCAGACAGGATGAGCCACGCATGCGGCAGCCGGACGAACGGATAACCCCGGATATGACGTGGTTTTGCGCCGACGGCCGGCCGCGCTGTGTCCGGTGCAGCCAACTCCTTGATTCTGCGAAATCTCCGCACGGCAGCGGGGCATGCCCGCGTGAGCTGCCCCCATGGCGAATCAGGTAGAATCCGCGCTTCGCCGCAGGCGCCCGCCGCGCAACGCGTATCGGGGCCGCATCGCGAATGCATCGCAGGACGCGCCCCGCGCTCCGATTACGCATGCGCCGGCTACGGATGCCGGCCCGCTCAACGTTCGTCTCGTTTATGTCCGCAACTCCGAATTCCGACCAACCCGGTTCGTCCGCGAACCCACCCAAGCTTCATCGCGCGCTGAAGGCGCGCCACCTGACGATGATCGCCATCGGCGGCTCGATCGGCACGGGCCTGTTCGTCGCGTCCGGCGCGTCGATCTCGCAGGCCGGCCCCGGCGGCGCGATGGTCGCGTACATGCTGATCGGCCTGATGGTGTACTTCCTGATGACGAGCCTCGGCGAAATGGCCGCGTTCATGCCCGTGTCGGGCTCGTTCGCGACCTACGGCGCGAAATACGTGGACGAAGGCTTCGGCTTCGCGCTCGGCTGGAACTACTGGTACAACTGGGCCGTGACGATCGCGGTGGAACTCGTCGCCGCGCAGCTCGTGATGCATTACTGGTTTCCGGACGTGCCTGGCGTGTGGTGGAGCGCGGCATTCCTCGGCGTGATGTTCCTGCTCAACGCGCTTACCGTGCGCGGCTTTGGCGAGGCCGAATACTGGTTCGCGCTGATCAAGGTCGTCACCGTGGTCGCGTTCATCGGCGTCGGCCTGCTGATGATCTTCGGCATTCTGAAGGGCGCGCCGAGCAACGGCTGGGGCAACCTGACGATCGGCGACGCGCCGTTCGCGGGCGGCCTGCCGGCATTGATGGGCGTGGCGATGATCGCGGGCTTCTCGTTCCAGGGCACCGAGCTGATCGGCGTCGCGGCCGGCGAATCGGAAAACCCGCGCACGACGATCCCGCGCGCGGTGCGTCAGGTGTTCTGGCGCATCCTGCTGTTCTACGTGTTCGCGATCTTCGTGATCGGCGTGCTGATTCCGTACACTGACCCGAACCTGCTGAAGACGGACGTGACCGACATCGGCGTGAGCCCGTTCACGCTCGTGTTCCGCCACGCAGGCCTCGCTTTCGCGGCCGGCGTGATGAACGCGGTGATCCTGACGGCCGTGCTGTCGGCCGGCAACTCGGGCATGTACGCGTCGACGCGGATGCTCTACAACCTCGCGACCGAAGGACGCGCGCCGAAGATCTTCGCGAAGCTGTCGGCGGGTGGCGTGCCGCGCAACGCGCTGTACGCGACCACGGCGGTCGGCGCGCTGTGCTTCTTCACGTCGCTGTACGGCGACAAGACGGTCTACCTGTGGCTGCTGAACACGTCGGGCATGACCGGCTTCATCGCGTGGCTCGGCATCGCGGTCAGCCACTACCGGTTCCGCAAGGGCTACGTGAAGCAGGGTTATTCGCTCGACCAGCTGCCGTACCAGTCGAAGTGGTTCCCGTTCGGCCCGCTGTTCGCGTTCGTGCTGTGCCTCGTGATCGCGCTCGGGCAGGACTATCAGGCGTTCCTCGCGAACAAGATCGACTGGGCCGGCGTGACCGCGACCTATGTCGGCATTCCGCTGTTCCTCGTCGTGTGGCTCAGCTTCAGGTTCCTGAAAAAGAGCCGTTTCGTGCGCTACGAAGACATGGAGATCGCGCCGTGGATCGCCGCGAACCGCGGCGCGCAGGCGCAGTCGGTGGCGAACCGCGAAACCGCGGGCTGATGCGCGCGCGGCTCGCGGCCGCGCGACGTGCGATGAAACGGGAAGCCTGGCGCTTCCCGTTTTTTTTGCCCGGCTTTTGTCTGCACGGGGTCAAAGCCGGTTATATTGCCCGACCCTACCGGGCCACGGCCCGGCCGGCGCGACAGGCGCAGCGCGGATCGGCATCCGGCGCGCGCGGCAAGCGGCGGCCGGCGGCGCTCGGCGTTTTCATCGTTCCATCCGGGCCGGCAAGGCCCGCGGAGCGCGCAACCCAGAGGAATCCATGAGCGCATCACCCGCCGAGCGGAAGGCCGGACCCGTTTCCATCGTGCGAATCGAAGCCGCGATCAACGCGTGGCGCGAAGTGTACCCGCCGGCTCCGGACGGCGAGGACGGCTACGCGCTCGATGCCGGCAGCAATTGCCTCGCCGAGCTGTACGGCACGATGATCTGCTACAAGTTGCCGGACGTGCCGCTCGACTCGCTGAGCCACGCGCAGCGCGACGCGCTCTACGCGACCGAGGTATGACGCGCGGTCGCGACGCTGCCGCCGAGCGGCATCGATGAAACGACGGGAAGCTCGCGGGCTTCCCGTTTTGCTTTGCGCGGCGCGTGGCGGCATGCGCCGCCTGCGGTATCGTCATGACATGATCCGGCCGGGGTTGGGCGCCGGGTCCCTGTCCGGGAGGGTTCGAACATGGAGTTGAGACACCTCCGTTACTTCGTCGCGGTCGCCGAGGAGCGGAATTTCACGCGGGCGGCCGAGCGGCTGCATATCGCGCAGCCGCCGCTGAGCCGGCAGATCCAGCAGCTCGAGGAGGCGCTCGGCGTGCCGCTGTTCGAGCGCAATGCGCGGCCGCTGAAACTTACCGACGCCGGGCGCTTCTTCTATTCGCACGCGGTGCAGTTGCTCGCGCAGACGACCGAGCTCGAATCGATGACGAAGCGGGTCGGCAAGATCGAGCGCAGCATGTCGGTCGGCTTCGTCGGCTCGACGCTGTACGGGATGCTGCCGAAGATCATCCGGCGCTTTCGCAGCGAATATCCGGCGGTCGAGCTGAGCCTGCACGAGATGTCGACGATGGACCAGATCAAGGCGCTGAAGGAAGGGCGCATCGACGTCGGGTTCGGGCGCATCCGCCATGAAGATCCGAGCGTGCGGCGCGTTGTGCTGCGCGAAGAACGGATGATCGTCGCGCTGCCGGTCGGCCACCCGCTCGACGGCGCGAAGCCCGTGCTGTCGCTGCACGATCTCGTGAACGATACGCTGATCATCTTCCCGAAGGCGCCGCGCCCGAGTTATGCGGACCAGGTGCTCGCGGCTTTCCACGATCGCGCGCTGCAGCCGCGCCGGATCTACGAGACGCGCGAGCTGCAGATTGCGCTCGGCCTCGTCGCGATGGGCGAGGGCGTGTCGGTCGTGCCGCACAGCGTGT
The sequence above is drawn from the Burkholderia stabilis genome and encodes:
- a CDS encoding sensor domain-containing diguanylate cyclase, with amino-acid sequence MKSFPLPATLRRHTASIVARILSPRGVLVAGIVLLMFSWGLSTSLLIEARRDAHDHAVENARNLMLLIERDIARNIELYDLSLQNVVDGIADPELMTLPPRQRHRLLFDRAATGAYLGSIFVMDEHGNIVIDSGASPSRNGNFADRDYFAAQRDRLVQGLYISRPYASRLRGGALTIALSRRITRPDGSFGGIVVGTLSIDYFRALLDGLAVGKHGSAAIAEINGMLVSRLPYDARVVGLDLRDSPLFVAALRSREGVLAGTGSIDGVRRIYVYKQLAGLPLIVDVAPAEVDVYASWHHRAVWTVVLMCLFTGFIAWGSLALSRELKRRQIAESKLYRLARTDSLTGLDNRGTFDSVLAKEAQRAARSGRPLSVLFVDVDHFKAFNDYYGHPAGDDVLRRVAQSASRCLRRDGDHVARYGGEEFVVTLPDTDAQGAATVAEGIRRAIAGLGIEHVKSPYGRVTASIGTATTADGRMNAATLLRRADEALYRAKAGGRNRVLDAQPSAADV
- a CDS encoding amino acid permease translates to MSATPNSDQPGSSANPPKLHRALKARHLTMIAIGGSIGTGLFVASGASISQAGPGGAMVAYMLIGLMVYFLMTSLGEMAAFMPVSGSFATYGAKYVDEGFGFALGWNYWYNWAVTIAVELVAAQLVMHYWFPDVPGVWWSAAFLGVMFLLNALTVRGFGEAEYWFALIKVVTVVAFIGVGLLMIFGILKGAPSNGWGNLTIGDAPFAGGLPALMGVAMIAGFSFQGTELIGVAAGESENPRTTIPRAVRQVFWRILLFYVFAIFVIGVLIPYTDPNLLKTDVTDIGVSPFTLVFRHAGLAFAAGVMNAVILTAVLSAGNSGMYASTRMLYNLATEGRAPKIFAKLSAGGVPRNALYATTAVGALCFFTSLYGDKTVYLWLLNTSGMTGFIAWLGIAVSHYRFRKGYVKQGYSLDQLPYQSKWFPFGPLFAFVLCLVIALGQDYQAFLANKIDWAGVTATYVGIPLFLVVWLSFRFLKKSRFVRYEDMEIAPWIAANRGAQAQSVANRETAG
- a CDS encoding DUF3717 domain-containing protein, whose translation is MSASPAERKAGPVSIVRIEAAINAWREVYPPAPDGEDGYALDAGSNCLAELYGTMICYKLPDVPLDSLSHAQRDALYATEV
- a CDS encoding LysR family transcriptional regulator, which produces MELRHLRYFVAVAEERNFTRAAERLHIAQPPLSRQIQQLEEALGVPLFERNARPLKLTDAGRFFYSHAVQLLAQTTELESMTKRVGKIERSMSVGFVGSTLYGMLPKIIRRFRSEYPAVELSLHEMSTMDQIKALKEGRIDVGFGRIRHEDPSVRRVVLREERMIVALPVGHPLDGAKPVLSLHDLVNDTLIIFPKAPRPSYADQVLAAFHDRALQPRRIYETRELQIALGLVAMGEGVSVVPHSVYGLKRDDISYKPLDDPNLVSPIIMSMRMLDESEDIRAMQALIYRLYDESQMEYLPPQPE